One Mycobacteroides abscessus ATCC 19977 genomic window carries:
- a CDS encoding alpha/beta fold hydrolase: MSAKRTGDSSAPVVERVPTADGLALAVDLYHCDAPRAVVLLLHGGGQSRHAWDVTAQRLHQRGYTVAAYDTRGHGDSDWDPDGRYDMDRLGSDLLAVRSYADSGRPVAAIGASLGGLTILGTHLLAPPDLWQAVVLVDVTPRMEMDGARRVVAFMSAHPEGFDSLESAADVIAAYNPHRPRPENLDGLRKVLARREDGRWSWRWDPAFVTSNFQFLQGDPDEGAEYFEMMSAFLLDGARQVSAPTLLVRGLLSDIVSEETVRHFLTVVPHAQTVDVSGAGHMIAGDNNDAFSTAVVEFLDRTI; the protein is encoded by the coding sequence ATGTCGGCAAAGAGAACAGGCGATTCGTCGGCTCCTGTGGTCGAGCGCGTGCCCACGGCAGACGGGCTGGCGCTGGCCGTCGACCTCTACCACTGTGACGCACCGCGGGCGGTCGTGTTGCTCCTTCACGGCGGCGGTCAAAGCCGACACGCCTGGGACGTCACCGCCCAACGCCTGCACCAGCGGGGATACACGGTGGCCGCGTACGACACCAGGGGACACGGGGACAGCGACTGGGACCCCGACGGACGCTATGACATGGACCGGCTGGGGTCCGACCTATTGGCCGTGCGCTCATACGCCGATTCCGGCCGCCCCGTCGCCGCGATCGGCGCATCTCTGGGCGGGTTGACCATTCTCGGAACACACTTGCTCGCCCCGCCGGATCTATGGCAGGCCGTCGTGCTGGTTGACGTCACTCCGCGAATGGAGATGGACGGCGCCCGACGAGTCGTAGCGTTCATGTCGGCACACCCCGAAGGTTTCGACAGCCTAGAGTCGGCCGCTGACGTGATCGCCGCCTACAACCCGCACCGCCCTCGCCCCGAAAACCTCGACGGGCTCCGAAAAGTCCTCGCCCGTCGCGAAGACGGTCGCTGGTCCTGGCGATGGGATCCAGCCTTCGTGACGTCGAATTTCCAGTTCCTGCAGGGTGATCCAGACGAGGGCGCTGAGTACTTCGAGATGATGAGCGCCTTCCTTCTCGATGGTGCGCGGCAGGTGTCCGCGCCAACGCTGCTGGTCCGGGGCCTACTATCTGACATCGTCTCCGAAGAGACAGTAAGGCATTTCCTGACCGTCGTTCCGCACGCGCAAACCGTTGACGTGTCGGGCGCGGGACACATGATTGCCGGCGACAACAACGACGCATTCTCGACGGCGGTCGTCGAATTCCTCGACAGGACCATATGA
- a CDS encoding PaaI family thioesterase: protein MQFTTFNEQVAEQLKSAAETTGGLAGYLGFRHTEFAAGRLVAEMDARDDLKTPFGNLHGGCLSAMVDHCLGVVFYPVIPLGSWVATTEFKLNLLRPVSSGTCVATAEIIALGRTSGVARIDICNDGRAVCAAQGTVTVVAPKTSS from the coding sequence GTGCAATTCACCACGTTCAACGAACAGGTCGCTGAGCAACTCAAGAGCGCAGCAGAAACCACGGGCGGGTTGGCCGGTTACCTCGGCTTCCGTCACACCGAATTCGCTGCGGGACGGCTCGTCGCGGAGATGGACGCACGCGACGACCTGAAGACGCCGTTCGGCAACCTGCATGGGGGCTGCTTATCGGCCATGGTCGACCACTGCCTCGGCGTGGTGTTTTATCCCGTGATTCCACTGGGATCTTGGGTCGCGACAACGGAGTTCAAACTGAATCTGCTTCGTCCGGTCTCCAGCGGCACCTGTGTAGCCACAGCTGAGATCATCGCGCTGGGCAGAACCAGCGGGGTGGCGCGGATCGACATCTGCAACGACGGCAGAGCGGTGTGTGCGGCCCAGGGAACCGTCACCGTCGTCGCACCGAAGACGAGCTCCTGA
- a CDS encoding TetR/AcrR family transcriptional regulator, with translation MREKVLRATRELAIEKGWDQVRMSEVAESVGVSRPTLYKEFGDKQGLGDALVVSEGQRFMEGILAVLAEHVGDVRGGITAAVQFTLCEAEDSPLLKAVLTSNPSGNDRGGSSSTGVLPLLPTSASLLQLCSAALITWFNDHFDDLDPEDVEEVADVLVRLTVSHVVLPAADIATTGERISRVALRYLGVVHSL, from the coding sequence GTGCGCGAAAAGGTTTTGAGGGCGACACGAGAACTCGCCATCGAGAAGGGCTGGGATCAGGTCCGGATGAGCGAGGTTGCCGAATCGGTCGGCGTCTCCCGCCCGACGTTGTACAAAGAGTTCGGCGACAAACAGGGGCTCGGCGACGCGCTTGTGGTGTCGGAGGGCCAGCGCTTTATGGAAGGCATTCTTGCCGTCCTTGCCGAACACGTGGGCGACGTGCGGGGCGGCATCACCGCAGCGGTGCAATTCACCCTCTGTGAAGCAGAAGACAGCCCGCTCCTCAAGGCAGTTCTGACGTCCAACCCTTCGGGGAATGATCGCGGTGGCTCGTCGTCTACTGGAGTCCTACCTCTTCTGCCGACGTCGGCTTCCCTGCTTCAGCTCTGCTCCGCGGCTCTGATCACGTGGTTTAACGACCACTTCGACGATCTCGATCCCGAAGACGTTGAGGAGGTCGCAGATGTTCTGGTGCGACTGACAGTGAGTCATGTTGTACTCCCCGCCGCGGACATCGCCACCACCGGTGAGCGGATCTCCCGCGTAGCACTCAGGTACCTGGGAGTTGTCCACAGTTTGTAG